The Alteromonas mediterranea DE genome contains the following window.
ACCGAGGTAAGCGCCTCTTTCAGGTAATCTCCTGACTTGTCGTTTTCGAGGGTGCGCGTATCTGAAATAGTAAGAACGGCAATGTTAAGGGGTTGGCTGACAGCTGACATATGAAATCCTAATTTGATATGCGACATTTTGGCGGTTTTTGATAAAGTACCAGCCAAAATACTATTTGGTAATCACTTTATAAGGGTGCATGCCATGAATTCAACAACTAAGTTGGCATAAACTATGTCTAAAAGCCTAACTAATCAGCAGGCTATGCGCTATAACCGCCATATTGTGCTTCCCAAAATAGACCTAGACGGTCAAGAAGCGTTACTAAACGCCAATATCTGTATCATTGGTATTGGCGGGCTTGGCACCGCGGCCGCCACTAGCCTTTGCGCAAGCGGCGTGGGCTCGCTTACGCTTATAGACCACGACACGGTTGAGGCCACCAACCTTCCAAGGCAAATCTTGTTCAGCGAACAAGATGTCGGGGTAAATAAAGTAGAAGCTGCAAAAGCACGACTTCACGCAATAAATAGCGACTGTGACATTACCGCAATAGCAGAACCGTTTTCAGCGCCTAACGCAGCTGAGCTATCCCCAACGTCAAAACAGGCTATAGAAGGTGCCGACGTGGTATTAGATTGCACCGACAATACCGACTCGCGAGATTTAATAAACGTATTGTGTTTTGAATTAAATACTCCGCTTGTATCGGGCGCAGCCATTCGCTTTGAAGGCCAGCTTTTCGTAGCTATACCCGGTGAAAGCCGTTGCTATGCATGCTTACGAACGCTATTTGCATCGCCCGATTTAAGCTGTGTTGAAGCAGGTATATTCTCGCCAGTAGTAAATATTATTGGTACTTACCAAGCAATGCTTGCCATGCAAGTACTGATGGATTTCGATAATATTCCTAAAAATACGTTAATGACGTTTGATGCTTTGTCGCACGAGTGGCGAAACTGGAAGCTACCTAAAGGCGTGAACTGCGAGCTATGTGCTTGCTAACTATACGTACTTCCGCAGCATTAATGATAAAAGCTGTGTTTAAAAGCAGCATCTTTAAACAAAGAATAAAACAGAAAATAGGTTGATTTAAATGACAACCCAAGTAGTAAAAAAACACATGGTAGTGGCGCAAAACGCGTCTGGCCGTAACATGAACGTGCCAATTTATCGAATGAAGGGCGCGCGCCCTGGCCCCACCGTGTACATTCAAAGTTCTATTCACGGTGCTGAAGTGCAAGGTAACGTGGTTATTTACCATCTTATTCAGCGCTTAAAAGACATGGATATTTGCGGTGAAATTATCCTAGTACCCAACTGTAATCCCATTGGTACTAACATTAAAGCCGGTGAGTACACGTTAGGCCGCTTCGACCCTGTAAACGGTACAAACTGGAACCGGGGTTACTTCTTCGACAAAGGTGCAGTAGAACATTTCGCCAAAACCGTCACACGCGAAGAGTCGATAGATGGTATTAAGCAGCGTTTTCGCGCGCACTTGTCGAACGCTATCGACAACAAATTGGCCGAGCCGTGGGGTTTGGGCCTAGCGCAGCAGCTAAACCTTAAGCTTCAGCAAATGGCGGTAAACGCCGATTTAGTGTTAGACCTTCACAACGGGCCGGTGTCTACCCGCCACGTTTATATACCTGAATACGCCAAAGACAGCGCCAAGCTGTTTAACATCCCCCATTGTATTTTTATACCTAACGTATTTGCAGGTGCATTAGACGAAGCCACCTTCTGCCCATGGTGGACACTGCAGGAAAGTATCAAGAGCAATTTAGAGCGTGAAGTTAGCTTTAACGTTGAAGCCTTTACCTTGGAAATGGGTAGCCAAGAGGTTATCGACTTTAACGAGGGTAATATAGATGCCACCAGTATTCTTAGCTACCTAAACGCCAAAGGTGTATTACACGAATGTGATATTAAACCCAAAGAGATGCAGCGTTTAAGCGTGTATTTAAAAGACTATAAAACCCTGTTCACCAACTGGGGTGGCATGGTGGAATACATGGCAAAACCCGGCCAAAGCGTTAAAAAAGGCGAACCGCTGGCGCAAATTTTAAATATAGATGACCTAGACAATGATAACGGCAGCAGGACGCTAGAAGCGCCTTGCGATTTGATCCCTATTCTGCACTTCCCGTCGGCTTCAGTATTGAGCGGAACGCAGCTTTACAAGGTGTTTACTAATTATAAGGAGTTGTAGGTTTTTATAGGCAAGTTGATGGAGTAAAACGTTAATTACAACATGGTTGATTAGAGTACGTAGAAACGTCTCGCGCAAGTTACTGGTTTATTTTTCGAATTCTGTCATGCCGTTCAATTTATTGTATTGAACGGCGGCGTTGTGCCTATCGATTGAACTCAAGGCGTAAAGCAGACATCTCATTTTCTTTCCTATGAACACGCCGAATATAGTTTTTAAGGGAAAGCGGGTGTTACTATGAAGTATAAGTAATAAGCTGTTAGCTGCCATGGCGCCGTAATGCACAACATCCTGTACATGTGCTCATTTCCGATCTAAACTTGTCCCATATAATGTACAAGTGAGATGCAAAATGAGGATAGTCTCTTTTACCGAAGCAAGAAATGGTCTAAAGGCCGTTTTGGACAATGTAATCAACGATGCAGATACAACAGTAATCACTCGTCGTGACTCTGAAGATGCTGTTGTAATGTCATTAGATTACTACAACAGCCTTATGGAAACCGTTCATCTACTTCGTTCTCCAGCGAACGCTGAACACTTAAATCGTTCAATAGCACAGTTTAAAGCGGCAAAAACGGCCCAGCGAGAACTTATTGATGAGTAACAGGTTGTTATCATGGACTGATGAAGCTTGGAATAGCTACGTTTATTGGCAGACTCAAGACAAGAAAACCTTGAAACGTATCAATAAGTTAATTTCCGATGTTAAGCGCTCTCCATTTGATGGAATAGGAAAGCCGGAACCTCTTAAAGAAAATCTTTCAGGTTT
Protein-coding sequences here:
- a CDS encoding HesA/MoeB/ThiF family protein — encoded protein: MSKSLTNQQAMRYNRHIVLPKIDLDGQEALLNANICIIGIGGLGTAAATSLCASGVGSLTLIDHDTVEATNLPRQILFSEQDVGVNKVEAAKARLHAINSDCDITAIAEPFSAPNAAELSPTSKQAIEGADVVLDCTDNTDSRDLINVLCFELNTPLVSGAAIRFEGQLFVAIPGESRCYACLRTLFASPDLSCVEAGIFSPVVNIIGTYQAMLAMQVLMDFDNIPKNTLMTFDALSHEWRNWKLPKGVNCELCAC
- a CDS encoding succinylglutamate desuccinylase/aspartoacylase domain-containing protein — translated: MTTQVVKKHMVVAQNASGRNMNVPIYRMKGARPGPTVYIQSSIHGAEVQGNVVIYHLIQRLKDMDICGEIILVPNCNPIGTNIKAGEYTLGRFDPVNGTNWNRGYFFDKGAVEHFAKTVTREESIDGIKQRFRAHLSNAIDNKLAEPWGLGLAQQLNLKLQQMAVNADLVLDLHNGPVSTRHVYIPEYAKDSAKLFNIPHCIFIPNVFAGALDEATFCPWWTLQESIKSNLEREVSFNVEAFTLEMGSQEVIDFNEGNIDATSILSYLNAKGVLHECDIKPKEMQRLSVYLKDYKTLFTNWGGMVEYMAKPGQSVKKGEPLAQILNIDDLDNDNGSRTLEAPCDLIPILHFPSASVLSGTQLYKVFTNYKEL
- a CDS encoding type II toxin-antitoxin system Phd/YefM family antitoxin, which encodes MRIVSFTEARNGLKAVLDNVINDADTTVITRRDSEDAVVMSLDYYNSLMETVHLLRSPANAEHLNRSIAQFKAAKTAQRELIDE
- a CDS encoding Txe/YoeB family addiction module toxin gives rise to the protein MSNRLLSWTDEAWNSYVYWQTQDKKTLKRINKLISDVKRSPFDGIGKPEPLKENLSGFWSRRIDDTNRLVYTVDDTAITVISCRYHY